The genomic region TCCGGCGGTGCCGGCCACCCTGCTCCCGGTGAAACCGGCGCTTGCCTTTCTTCCCGGGCACCTGTTTACGCTGCCGTCCTGCTGGCCGGAGCAGCCGGAGGCGTTGTATCGATCGCTTGGATACGAGTTGGAGCGCAACGGCCAGCCGGTGTTTCTGGCCTCGCTCGAGGCGCTGCGGATCCGGGACCGTATTGCGCCTTCAGCGGATGGACGCGGACTGGATCGGTGTCTGGTGTTCTCCGGGCGGCTCTCACCATGGGAAACCTGGCTGCTGGTCGGCGAGGCCGGCGGGATTGTCGCCGATGATGAAGGATGGGCGGCGGAAAACGGTGCATGGCGGATCCACTGGCCGGTAAACGCCGGCTCCAGGCCGGTCGTGCACACGGGCACAGGGAACCGGAACCAGCAGCTCGTGCTCAGGCTTGAGGCGGTCCACCTCGCCGAGCCCGTGTGCTACACGCTCCACTGGCAATGAATCGCACAGGTTCAAGCTGGGTAGTGTTCATCGCAATGCTCGCGGCCATCCCGCTGGTGGTCCATGCGCAGCGACGGATCGAATCCCGCGCCGAGCGTTTCGCCGAGCCTTCCGCGGCGCGCGTTGCCCGGGAGCAGGCGGCCTGGCCGCGGGTCTCCATGGTGCCGCCGGCCGATGTGCTGCTGGAGGCCAGCGCGGTTCAGCTCCTGCCGTCGAAACGGCTCCTTGTGACAACCCGGCGCGGTGAACTCTGGTTCGTGGATGGCGCCTATGACGATCCACCCGCACTGCGATGCACGCTTTTCGCCGAGGGACTGCACGAACCGCTCGGGGTTTCGCATTGTCCCGATGGTGGGTTCTATGTCGTCCAGCGGCAGGAGTTGACCCGCCTGGTGGATCGCGATGGAGACGGCCGCGCGGACCTGTTTCAGACCGTGTGCCGGCTTCCCGTGTCGGGCAACTACCATGAATTCGCCTTCGGTCCGTTTCCGGCCCCGAATGGCGGCGTTCGAGTGACGCTCATGCTCGCCTACAATGCGCCCGCCTATTCCCCCGTGCCCTGGCGCGGATGGATGCTCGAGATTGATCGGGCGGGACGGATCACGCCCATTGCGGCGGGATTTCGTGCGGGTGCGGGAGCCGTTTTCTCCTCTCAGGGAATCTGGCTCACCACGGAGAATCAAGGGGAGTGGATGGGCACGAGCCACGTCACTCAGATTGATCCCGGCGACTTCATCGGCCATCCGAGTTCACTGGTTTGGAGTGCGCTCCCTGGGTCGCCGATCCATTTGCAGCCGGACGACATCCCCGACAGCGGCGAGCCCATCTTCGATCTGGCCAGACGCATTCCGGGAATCAAGCCACCCACGGTCTGTCTGCCCTACGCAACGTTTGGAATTGCTCCGACTGACATCGTGGAGGACACGACCAACGGAAAGTTCGGACCCTATGCCGGACATTTTTTTGTCGGTGACTCCGGGCAGAGTCGGATACTGCGGGTGTCCCTCGAACGCGTGCGAGGGATCTGGCAGGGGGCGGCCTATGCGTTTCGCGAGGGATTCGAGTCGGGAGTGGCCCGCCTGCGGTTTGGCGAGGATGGATCGCTGTTTGTCGGTGAAACGGCCCGCGGCTGGGGTTCGGTTGGCGGAAAACCCTTTGCCTTCGAGCGGGTGCGCTGGAGCGGCGAGACGCCGCTCGACATCAGGGAGGTGCGGATCGCACCTGAAGGGTTCGTCGTCACCTTTACCCGCCCCGTCGATCCCGAGACCGCCGCCAATCCCGCGAGTTACCGTGTCGGCAGCTTCACCTACCAGCATCACAGCAGTTACGGCAGCGCCCCGATCAACCGCTGGATGTGTCCGGTGAAGCGCGCGCGACTTTCTCCCGACCTCCTCAGCGTGCATCTCGAGGTGGCCTGTCTGCGGGAGGGGTACATCCACGAGCTGCAGGCTGCGGGTGTGCGCGGCGTCGGACGCCGGGAGGAACTGCTTCACGACACCATCTACTACACGCTCAATCGGCTGCCGGAGGGCGCTTCGGCCGGCGTCGGCAGCGGCCGCGAAGCTGAAATGTGCGCCCCGCCTGTTCCGCCCGAAGCGCTCCTGTCGACTGCCAGGCATCCAACATCCGCGCCCCCGGGATGGAAGCGTCCCCAGGGGGATCGGACGATCCTGCTGGGCACGCAGGCCGGCATGCGATTTGACCAGGCTGAATTGCACGCAAGTCCGGGCGAGGCGGTTCAATTCGTTTTTCGCAATCAAGACGACATGCTGCACAATTTCGTCCTTTGCGCGCCGGGTCGCGGCGAGTCGGTGGGTCGCGCGGCGCTTGAACTCGGCCTTGAAGCGGCGGCAAGGAATTACGTGCCCGACAGTGACGACGTTCTGTTTCACACGGCCGTCGTCATGCCGGGTGCGGTTGACCGCATCTATTTCAACGCGCCGGCGCGACCAGGCCGGTATGATTTCATCTGCAGCGTGCCCGGGCATTTCATGACGATGAAGGGCGTGCTCGTCGTTGATTGAAGTTCCCCGGATTCGCTGACGAGGGCCCTGCGGGCTACGGCTGCATGTTGCCCGATTTTTCCAGGAGGCCGGCATAGGTGGGAACCGTTTCCGCCAGGACCTGATGGATGCGCGACTTTTCGTCGTGCGGGATGTAGTCGTAGCGCTTGTCGGGGTCGATGCCGCTGAGCACTTCGTTGAGGCGATGAAAGACCTGTGACTGCAGTGGCGCGGGCAGCGCGGTGAAGCTTGCCGAGTAGATGAGGTAGCTGCAGCGCAGGCGGAAAATCCGGTCCTTCAGTTCGAAGTCGCGCAGGGAATCGCCGCTGCGGCTGCGGGTGGCCGCCGCGGTGAAAGCTGCCTTGAATGCGGCGCCGCCATCGACGCCATCGGGCAGCGGAGCGGCGTTGTGAAACAGCAGGCGGTCGACGATTTCCTGCGTGGCGCTGGCGAAGACGCGCTTCACGCTGTCGTAGGTCGGAACGTCGGTGAACGGCTCCTTGAACGACTCCTGCAGCGAGCGCTGGTAGGCCATCATCTTCCGGGTGGATTGATTGGCGCGCGTGAGCACGTTCTGCATCGTGGTCTGATGCTCGAAGACCAGCAGGGAGACGACGTCGCTGTGGGGGCGCAGGTAGCGCTCGACGTCGAAGTAGGCGTCGAGCTTGTCCGGGCGCGCCTCCGCGCCGGTGGTCGATGGCCGACCCTTGTCATCGACGAAAATCGAGTTGCCGCGGTGATGGGTGCCTCCGCTGTAGCCCGTGACATACCAGCCGCCCCAGCGATCGGCGAATGGCGTGTCGTCCTCCACGACCAGCGTGCCCAGTTGGAGCATGGGTTCGCCGGTTGAATCGGGAAAAACGGATCGCGCGAAGACGGCCGGGATGTCCCTGACGAATGCACCGCCGTGACAGCGCAGGCAGTCGGGATCGCGATGCACGGCGCTCCTTCTGTCGGCTCCGGCGCGCAGGTCGACCGCATAAAAGACAGGACCGAGGAGCGGGTCGATCGCCGCGACCTCGATCAAGCCGCCAGGCACCCAGCCCACATACACGGAGTCGGAGTAGTAGATGGCGCGCGGGCGTTCAGGACGGATCAGGCCGCGCTGCAGGCTCGTCTTGGTGAAGACGAGAAGCTGGCTTTCGACCGGCACGTGCAGGAATGCGAGAAGCTCGGTCAGCACCCGTCGCTCGTCACCCTCCATGCGCAGCGCGCCGGTGTTGATCCGGTCCTGCAGCACGGCGGCGGCATCCGCGGCGATGCTGGTGCTGTAGCTGATGGGAGGCTGCTCGAAGTCGGGTGTGCGCTGCGCGGCGACAGGCGGGGATGCGGCGGCGATCAGGAGCAGGGGAAGCAGGGAACGGCGCACTGGAGGCGGAAAATCAGGGATGAAATTCACGGGCGGCGGGTGTTCCTAACCAGAATTGGACGTACATATCCAGTTTTAAGAATCCATGTCGTGGAGGAATCGTCTCCGCGGAATGTCACCGCCTGCGATGTCATAACCGGATCGTCGAGGGGCGGCCATCGCTGGGGTGCGTCAGGCGAGAACCGTACCATCAAGGAAGGGCTGGCCCTTAGCCCGATTGACGAGATTCCGGATGGTGACCCGGGCGATCTCGTCCAGGGCCTCCTGGGTGAGAAAGGCCTGGTGGGCGGTGATCAGCACATTGGGAAAGGTGAGCAGGCGGGAGAGCACGTCGTCCTGCAGAATCTGGCCGGACAGGTCCTCGAAGAAAACTCCCTCCTCCTCCTCGTAGACATCCATGGCGACGCCACCGATCCTTCCGCTCTTCAGCGCGGCGACAAGAGCCGTGGTGTCCACGAGTTTACCCCGGCTGGTGTTGAGGATGAACACCCCCGGCTGCATGCGCGCAAACACCCCCGCGTGCAGCAGATGCCGCGTGGACGATGTCAGGGGCAGGTGAAGCGAAAGGACCTGGCTCTTTGCGATCAATTCGTCGAAGCCAGCGTAGGTCACCGCATGCGTCGCGGCCCATTCCGTCGAGGGAAACGGGTCGTAGGCGAGCACCTCCATGCCGAAACCGCGCAGGATTTGCGCGGCGATGCGACCGATCCTGCCCGTGCCGACGATGCCGACGGTTTTTCCGTGGAGGTCGAAGCCGACCAGGCCGCTCAGGGAGAAGTTGTGCTCGCGCACGCGATTGTAGGCCCGGTGAATCCTGCGGTTGAGGGCGAGCAGGAGAGCGACCGTGTGTTCGGCCACGGCGAAAGGGGAGTAGGCCGGCACGCGTGTCACAGCCAGGCCAAGGGAGCGCGCTGCTTCAAGGTCGACCTGGTTGAATCCGGCGCAGCGAAGCGCGACCATGCGAACGCCCGCCGCCTGCAGCCGCTCAAGGCAGGGCCGGTCGAGCCGGTCGTTGACAAACGCGCAGACGGCCTCGTCGCCGGAGACCGCCATGGCCGTCTCCTGGTTCAGGCGAAAATCGTGAAACCGGAGCCTGAGGGAGTCGTTCGCGTGCTTTTCAAAAAAAGTCCGGTCGTAGGGCTTGGTGTCGAAAAAGGAGACGTTCATGGCCGCGCAGGACTGTGACTCGAACAAGCCGGATGACAAGTCCCCCGCCGCCCGCACCGGCCCCCGCGCGCGGCATCCGGGCCGGTCCTGCCGGATTTCACCAGGCGATCGCCCTGGCACCCAGGGAAACCAAGTGCTGGTTCACCTTGGAAAAGCACCGGGAGCCGAGGAATTTTCGGGCTGACAGGGGCGAAGGGTGGGCGCACGCGACGACGGGATGGTGGTCCCGCGTGATCAGGCTGCGTTTGGTCTGGGCGGCGTTGCCCCAGAGGAGAAATACAATCGGACGCGACTGGGCGGCGAGGTGCCGGATCACCTGGTCGGTGAACGCCTCCCAGCCCCTGCCCCGGTGGGAGTTCGCCTCACCCGCGCGCACGGTGAGCACTGTATTCAAAAGAAGGATACCCTGGTCCGCCCAATGTTCGAGATTGCCGTGGTCGGGGGCGACGATGCCGAGATCGCTCAGGAGCTCCTTGTGGATGTTGCGAAGGGAGCGGGGGACGCGCCGGCCCATCCTCACCGAAAAGCAGAGGCCGTGGGCGTCGCCTGGGGTTGGATACGGATCCTGTCCGAGCAGGACGACCCTCACCGCTTCCGGCGCGCAGCGTTCCAGCGCGGCGAAGATCTGCCCGCGGGGCGGCAGGACTTCGTGGCCGCCG from Opitutaceae bacterium harbors:
- a CDS encoding auracyanin family protein codes for the protein MNRTGSSWVVFIAMLAAIPLVVHAQRRIESRAERFAEPSAARVAREQAAWPRVSMVPPADVLLEASAVQLLPSKRLLVTTRRGELWFVDGAYDDPPALRCTLFAEGLHEPLGVSHCPDGGFYVVQRQELTRLVDRDGDGRADLFQTVCRLPVSGNYHEFAFGPFPAPNGGVRVTLMLAYNAPAYSPVPWRGWMLEIDRAGRITPIAAGFRAGAGAVFSSQGIWLTTENQGEWMGTSHVTQIDPGDFIGHPSSLVWSALPGSPIHLQPDDIPDSGEPIFDLARRIPGIKPPTVCLPYATFGIAPTDIVEDTTNGKFGPYAGHFFVGDSGQSRILRVSLERVRGIWQGAAYAFREGFESGVARLRFGEDGSLFVGETARGWGSVGGKPFAFERVRWSGETPLDIREVRIAPEGFVVTFTRPVDPETAANPASYRVGSFTYQHHSSYGSAPINRWMCPVKRARLSPDLLSVHLEVACLREGYIHELQAAGVRGVGRREELLHDTIYYTLNRLPEGASAGVGSGREAEMCAPPVPPEALLSTARHPTSAPPGWKRPQGDRTILLGTQAGMRFDQAELHASPGEAVQFVFRNQDDMLHNFVLCAPGRGESVGRAALELGLEAAARNYVPDSDDVLFHTAVVMPGAVDRIYFNAPARPGRYDFICSVPGHFMTMKGVLVVD
- a CDS encoding 2-hydroxyacid dehydrogenase — encoded protein: MNVSFFDTKPYDRTFFEKHANDSLRLRFHDFRLNQETAMAVSGDEAVCAFVNDRLDRPCLERLQAAGVRMVALRCAGFNQVDLEAARSLGLAVTRVPAYSPFAVAEHTVALLLALNRRIHRAYNRVREHNFSLSGLVGFDLHGKTVGIVGTGRIGRIAAQILRGFGMEVLAYDPFPSTEWAATHAVTYAGFDELIAKSQVLSLHLPLTSSTRHLLHAGVFARMQPGVFILNTSRGKLVDTTALVAALKSGRIGGVAMDVYEEEEGVFFEDLSGQILQDDVLSRLLTFPNVLITAHQAFLTQEALDEIARVTIRNLVNRAKGQPFLDGTVLA
- the ung gene encoding uracil-DNA glycosylase — encoded protein: MLPPLPVSWQQALAPAIRDPGYQALDAFLDTEISGGHEVLPPRGQIFAALERCAPEAVRVVLLGQDPYPTPGDAHGLCFSVRMGRRVPRSLRNIHKELLSDLGIVAPDHGNLEHWADQGILLLNTVLTVRAGEANSHRGRGWEAFTDQVIRHLAAQSRPIVFLLWGNAAQTKRSLITRDHHPVVACAHPSPLSARKFLGSRCFSKVNQHLVSLGARAIAW